One genomic region from Labeo rohita strain BAU-BD-2019 chromosome 7, IGBB_LRoh.1.0, whole genome shotgun sequence encodes:
- the LOC127167582 gene encoding uncharacterized protein LOC127167582 has translation MRDTTKQVLKESLYEKLIAAGILPRQAGDDGELQTGVAGSAEIVRDADQEVGLSPNFDSVPHEMIAIKLKEMDLLIKKQECEAEMIRFRMLEKQADRDIEMRKLDLESERLARTPVPHIRPNAVSSPVIMAGSTVTEDFSHTVSSESFDVSKYIRLVPPFREAEVDSYFIAFERIASKLKWPKEMWALLLQCSLTGKAQEVCSALPIEGSLDYETVKSAVLRAYELVPEAYRQKFRGQMKTVKQTYVEFVREKKVLFEKWCFSSRVASLEELQELILLEEFKNCLPSNIVVYLNEQKVTSLANAAVLADEFVLTHKNVFSSGATVKSQVWNSENSVQRVTRSFKGDVPRKSNEGTDKRVCFFCLDPNHRIADCKAWKQKSGASKPKNVALVESVCVSSDKGETYQPFLFRGTVSLSPDSEFKPVTILRDTERLSRSYLQKFCRFLKLLLLAMKY, from the exons ATG AGGGATACCACCAAGCAAGTGCTTAAGGAGAGTTTGTATGAGAAATTGATCGCTGCAGGTATTTTACCTAGGCAAGCTGGTGATGATGGTGAGCTTCAGACTGGTGTGGCAGGGAGTGCTGAAATAGTGCGGGACGCGGATCAAGAGGTAGGTCTAAGTCCAAATTTTGATTCTGTGCCTCATGAAATGATTGCTATAAAGTTAAAAGAGATGGATCTGCTAATTAAGAAGCAAGAATGTGAGGCAGAGATGATTAGGTTTCGCATGCTAGAAAAGCAGGCAGATAGAGATATTGAGATGCGTAAATTGGATTTAGAATCTGAGCGTTTGGCTCGGACGCCAGTTCCCCATATTCGGCCTAATGCAGTATCTTCGCCCGTAATTATGGCTGGGAGCACTGTAACTGAGGATTTTTCCCACACTGTTTCGAGTGAGTCATTTGATGTTAGTAAGTATATTCGACTTGTACCTCCATTTAGGGAGGCTGAAGTTGATTCCTACTTTATTGCGTTCGAGCGAATTGCAAGTAAACTGAAATGGCCAAAAGAGATGTGGGCTTTGCTGTTACAATGTAGTCTTACAGGGAAAGCTCAAGAGGTTTGCTCAGCCTTACCTATTGAAGGCTCTCTTGACTATGAAACGGTGAAGTCAGCTGTTTTGCGCGCATACGAGTTAGTCCCCGAAGCGTATCGGCAGAAGTTTCGCGGACAAATGAAAACAGTCAAACAAACGTATGTAGAGTtcgtgagagaaaaaaaagtgttgtttgaGAAGTGGTGTTTTTCTAGCAGGGTTGCATCCCTGGAGGAGTTGCAGGAGTTAATCTTGCTAGAAGAGTTTAAAAATTGCCTTCCATCTAATATCGTTGTATATTTGAACGAACAAAAGGTTACTTCGCTTGCCAATGCTGCCGTTTTGGCAGACGAATTTGTGTTGACGCACAAAAATGTCTTCTCGTCAGGTGCGACTGTTAAATCTCAGGTGTGGAATTCGGAGAATTCAGTACAGCGTGTTACGCGTTCGTTTAAAGGCGACGTACCTCGTAAATCAAATGAGGGCACTGATAAgcgtgtttgttttttttgccttgATCCAAATCATCGAATTGCGGACTGTAAAGCCTGGAAGCAGAAGAGTGGAGCTTCTAAGCCTAAAAATGTCGCTCTTGttgagtctgtgtgtgttagCTCTGATAAAGGAGAGACTTATCAGCCTTTTTTGTTTAGGGGTACAGTCTCATTATCACCCGATTCAGAATTTAAACCTGTGACAATTCTGCGAGATACGGAGCGGCTCAGTCGTTCATATCTGCAGAAGTTCTGCCGTTTTCTGAAACTTCTTTTACTGGCAATGAAGTATTAG